A DNA window from Naumovozyma dairenensis CBS 421 chromosome 7, complete genome contains the following coding sequences:
- the ARG7 gene encoding glutamate N-acetyltransferase (similar to Saccharomyces cerevisiae ECM40 (YMR062C); ancestral locus Anc_2.628) — MTFATKILQNTTRKVIDKYPLYVPKSGTFPKGFQVGSIASGVKKNNALDLGIIINTNKSRPSSAAAVFTTNKFKAAPVLTSKNVLDSTNGVAINAIVVNSGCANSVTGELGMQDAKEMIDIVNEQLGDKTSPSTLVMSTGVIGQRLQMNKISEGIKKIFQENKFGSDFTSWLNISKSICTTDTFPKLVTSKFKLLNGKEYTLTGLAKGAGMICPNMATLLGFIVTDLPIESKTLQKMLRHSTSRSFNCISVDGDMSTNDTICMIANGAVDTPEINENSQEFKQVQDQVTEFAQRLAQLVVRDGEGSTKFVTVNVKNSYSFEDAKIIAESISNSMLVKTALYGQDANWGRILCAIGYAKLNDLKSLNVDKINVSFIATDNSEPRELKLIVNGVPQLNIDEERASEILALNDLEVLVNLGTGKEEAQFWTCDLSHEYVTINGDYRS, encoded by the coding sequence ATGACATTCGCAACGAAGATTCTCCAAAACACTACAAGGAAAGTGATAGATAAATACCCATTGTATGTCCCCAAATCAGGTACATTCCCTAAAGGTTTCCAAGTGGGTTCAATTGCATCAGGtgtaaagaaaaacaatgCCTTAGATCTTGGTATAATCATCAACACAAACAAATCACGTCCCTCTTCTGCCGCAGCTGTCTTTACTACTAATAAGTTCAAAGCAGCTCCTGTGCTGACGTCTAAAAATGTATTGGATTCCACTAATGGTGTTGCTATTAATGCTATCGTGGTCAATTCTGGTTGTGCCAATTCCGTCACTGGTGAATTAGGTATGCAAGATGCTAAAGAAATGATTGATATTGTTAATGAACAATTAGGTGATAAGACTTCACCTTCCACTTTAGTTATGTCTACTGGTGTCATTGGACAAAGGTtacaaatgaataaaatttcaGAAGGTATAAAGAAGATTTTCCAGGAAAATAAGTTTGGTAGTGATTTTACCTCTTGGTTGAATATTTCGAAATCAATTTGTACTACTGATACTTTCCCAAAATTAGTTACCTCTAAGTTTAAACTATTAAACGGTAAAGAATATACTTTGACTGGGTTGGCTAAAGGTGCTGGTATGATTTGTCCAAATATGGCTACTTTATTGGGGTTCATTGTCACTGATTTACCAATTGAAAGTAAaactttacaaaaaatgttAAGACATTCAACAAGTCGTTCATTTAATTGTATTTCTGTCGATGGTGATATGAGTACTAATGATACCATTTGTATGATTGCTAATGGTGCTGTTGATACTCctgaaattaatgaaaactCTCAAGAATTCAAACAAGTTCAAGATCAAGTCACTGAATTTGCTCAAAGATTGGCTCAATTGGTTGTTCGTGATGGTGAAGGTTCCACTAAATTTGTTACTGTTAATGTTAAAAATTCATACAGTTTCGAAGATGCCAAAATTATTGCAGAATctatttctaattctatGTTAGTTAAAACTGCTTTATATGGTCAAGATGCTAATTGGGGGAGAATCCTTTGTGCCATTGGTTATGCTAAATTGAATGACttgaaatctttaaatgTTGACAAAATTAATGTTAGTTTCATTGCTACTGATAATTCTGAACCTCgtgaattgaaattgattgtTAATGGTGTTCctcaattaaatattgatgaagaaagagCTTCTGAAATCTTAGCATTAAATGATTTGGAAGTCTTGGTTAATTTGGGAACAGGTAAAGAAGAAGCCCAATTTTGGACTTGTGATTTATCTCATGAATATGTTACCATTAATGGTGATTACCGTTCGTAG
- the PRP40 gene encoding snoRNA-splicing protein PRP40 (similar to Saccharomyces cerevisiae PRP40 (YKL012W); ancestral locus Anc_2.649), translated as MNRDQKNAVNGNQWRSAKDAKGRIYYYNLITKESKWEKPKELLPITAATSTTVRTSTISTNNAKTNIKIEKDDASIMENIGWKSNVTADGKTYYYNLKTGESRWDISALIKQYKEKSQTKGQNQQVLSSKLSPSPATTTISVKQEIDTIGTSIPSQTAADGTSEPEELREYSNESPILTIIAKSQEDAEREFMNMLKENEVDSTWSFDKIIKELGTKDPRYWIIDDDPLWKQEMFEKYLSNRSEDQLLKEHNEVSKFKDAFLNMLSNNSEIHYYTRWPTARRIIENEPIYKHSVVSETIKKKSFLEYVTGLKSKYEEEQNKLKKQALQEFNDYLDSIITNNQGDDGIIISWETLLNNYLFEKNKRFMANKHFKILTHEDILIEYLKRVKLREEELINELSKIDEMNYTRDRIARDQFKKLLMENDSKIKANSQWKDFYSEFKTHESFQNIIGRNGSTSLDLFLDVVDDKKLIIVGKRSVAQQVLIDNNYEWLYDGIEREMYDKDYENIDKILVMDRSFQDIDKIDLQLIIDQIIHSRIEKKEIQIETEKRVLEQKKHYFKLMLHNYFRNVRAPLSLTWDKMKESIYETLEYKNLKDDEATMKQIFDELQNEIKNTPSIQGNNTVIPQQQQAVSQKKRHLTPSVELDY; from the coding sequence ATGAATAGAGATCAAAAAAATGCAGTAAATGGCAATCAATGGCGTTCAGCTAAGGATGCAAAGGGCAGAATATACTACTATAACCTTATAACTAAAGAATCAAAATGGGAGAAACCAAAGGAATTATTACCTATTACAGCTGCAACCTCAACCACGGTTCGGACCTCTACTATATCCACGAATAATGCAAAGACGAATATTAAGATAGAGAAGGATGACGCATCGataatggaaaatattGGTTGGAAATCTAATGTTACTGCTGATGGTAAAACGTATTATTACAATCTTAAGACAGGTGAATCTCGTTGGGATATATCTGCCTTAATTAAacaatataaagaaaaatccCAGACCAAGGGACAAAACCAGCAAGTATTATCTTCGAAACTTTCCCCATCACCAGCCACTACTACTATCTCAGttaaacaagaaattgataCCATCGGAACGAGCATACCGTCTCAAACTGCTGCTGATGGCACTTCCGAACCAGAAGAGCTTCGGGAATATTCTAATGAATCACCGATTTTAACAATCATAGCGAAGTCTCAAGAGGATGCCGAAAGGGAATTTATGAATATGTTAAAGGAGAATGAAGTTGATTCCACATGGTCATTCgataaaattatcaaagaaTTAGGGACAAAGGATCCGAGGTATTGgattattgatgatgatccaTTATGGAAACAAGAAATGTTTGAGAAATATTTGTCTAATAGATCTGAAgatcaattattaaaggAACATAATGAAGTTagtaaatttaaagatgcATTTTTGAACATGctttcaaataatagtGAGATCCATTATTATACGAGATGGCCTACTGCGAGAAggattattgaaaatgaaccTATTTATAAACATTCTGTTGTGAGTGAAACaattaagaagaaatcatttttaGAATATGTTACGGGATTAAAATCGaaatatgaagaagaacaaaataaattgaaaaagcaaGCGTTAcaagaatttaatgattatTTAGATTCAATCATTACAAATAATCAGGGTGACGATGGGATTATAATCTCTTGGGAAAcgttattaaataattatctttttgaaaaaaataaaagatttaTGGCTAATaaacatttcaaaattttaaCTCATGAGGATATCTTAatagaatatttaaaacGTGTTAAAttaagagaagaagaattaattaatgaactTTCCAAGATAGATGAAATGAATTATACTCGTGATAGAATTGCAAGGGatcaatttaaaaaattattgatggAAAATGATTCGAAAATCAAGGCAAATTCTCAATGGAAAGATTTTTATTCTGAGTTTAAAACCCATGAAagtttccaaaatattataGGTAGGAATGGATCTACTTCATTAGATTTGTTTCTTGACgttgttgatgataaaaaattaattatagTTGGGAAACGATCTGTTGCCCAACAAGTATtgattgataataattatgAATGGTTATATGATGGTATAGAGAGAGAGATGTACGATAAAgattatgaaaatattgataaaataCTGGTTATGGACAGGAGTTTCCAAGATATAGACAAGATAGACTtacaattaataattgatcaaataattcattcaaggatagagaagaaagaaatacaaatagaaactgaaaaaagAGTATTGGAACAGAAGAAGcattatttcaaattaatgCTTCATAATTATTTTAGAAATGTACGGGCACCATTATCATTGACATGGGATAAAATGAAAGAGAGTATATATGAAACATTAGAATAtaagaatttgaaagatgatgaagctACTATGAAGCAAATATTTGATGAGCTGCAAAACGAAATTAAAAACACACCATCAATACAAGGGAATAATACGGTAATAccgcaacaacaacaagctGTGTCACAAAAGAAGAGACATTTGACGCCGTCAGTGGAATTAGACTATTGA
- the RNA14 gene encoding cleavage polyadenylation factor subunit RNA14 (similar to Saccharomyces cerevisiae RNA14 (YMR061W); ancestral locus Anc_2.627), which produces MSTSLTPDPTIQEQEQGQGQQEQQEQQQADAQQTRHPNEKERQLLDKLSNDPLDILTSLELIQYYESTDASLDKIRGVFQTLHETFPLLSFLWTIQLKMELARDEFATVESFLSMCLSSSSNLTGSSPTELASAPNNDLSLWLTYLDYVRRKNNIITGGQEARSIVIKAFELVLEKCANWEPQSSQFWLDYLLFLENWKPFNKWEEQQKIDMLRKLYKRMLVVPFDQLEKMWNKYTQWEQDVNSLTARKFIAELSPNYMKARSVFQEWSNLTRNLKRITPISLHTVNKNNVPSSPSSSTSSFSTDIEQLDIWLKWIEWEKQNKLELSEELLMDRLNYVYKQAIQYLIFNPEIWYRYSMFLKDPIQREYILNLSLRANPTSATLTFKLSECFESNNQIDETKKCFEGCVDHLLKKTHQLVQSQESEQTINDSKRKLTFVYCIYMNTMKRLSGLSAARSVFSKCRKLKKNLTHDIYIENAYMEFQNQNDYKTPCKVLELGLKYFQNDGIYILKYLDFLILLNKDSQIKTLFEISIDKIEDLNQLKLIFKKILNYESKFGNLNNLYQLEKRFLEKFPNENLIDIFTDRYQIQNENLIKKLELRYLYDDTKNLKHYDTGNQTNRYKRKFDTYISDENNHKNNIQIEDGGGNGPQNKQMRLNSQLIPQEVVDLLSILPKRQYFKNVLLDSKN; this is translated from the coding sequence ATGTCAACTTCGCTAACACCGGATCCAACAatacaagaacaagaacaaggACAAGgacaacaagaacaacaagaacaacagcAAGCAGACGCACAACAGACAAGACATCCTAATGAGAAAGAACGTCAACTACTAGACAAGCTATCAAATGATCCACTAGATATCCTAACATCCTTGGAACTGATCCAATATTACGAATCCACAGATGCTAGCTTGGATAAAATAAGAGGTGTTTTCCAAACCCTACATGAAACTTTCCCATTGTTATCTTTCCTATGGACCatacaattgaaaatggaaCTAGCTAGGGATGAATTTGCAACTGTAGAGTCATTCTTATCAATGTgtctttcttcttcttctaactTGACGGGCTCCTCTCCTACAGAATTAGCCTCCGCTcctaataatgatttatcattatgGCTAACTTATCTAGATTATGTTCGtaggaaaaataatataataacgGGGGGTCAAGAGGCAAGATCCATAGTCATCAAAGCATTTGAATTGGTCCTAGAAAAATGTGCCAATTGGGAACCGCAATCATCACAATTTTGGcttgattatttattatttttggaaaattggaaaccattcaataaatgggaagaacaacaaaaaattgataTGCTAAGGAAACTTTATAAAAGAATGCTTGTTGTACCTTTTGACcaattagaaaaaatgTGGAATAAATATACACAATGGGAACAAGATGTTAATTCATTAACCGCTAGGAAATTTATTGCTGAATTGTCTCCTAATTATATGAAGGCAAGATCTGTATTCCAAGAATGGTCTAATTTAACtagaaatttgaaaagaattaCTCCAATTAGTTTACACACAGTCAACAAGAATAATGTACCATCATCGCCGTCTTCATCCACGTCCTCGTTTTCCACAGATATTGAACAATTGGATATTTGGCTGAAATGGATTGAATGGGAAAAGcaaaataaattagaattatcTGAAGAGCTTCTAATGGATAGATTGAACTATGTTTACAAACAAGCGATccaatatttaatttttaatcCTGAAATTTGGTATCGTTATTCAATGTTTCTTAAAGACCCGATACAgagagaatatattttaaatctATCCCTAAGAGCCAACCCTACATCTGCTACATTAACTTTCAAGTTATCCGAATGttttgaatcaaataatcaaattgatgaaaCTAAAAAATGCTTTGAAGGTTGTGTAGATCatcttttaaagaaaaCTCACCAACTAGTCCAATCTCAAGAATCTGAACAAACCATAAACGATTCCAAGAGAAAACTAACCTTTGTTTACTGCATATATATGAATACAATGAAAAGATTATCTGGTTTGTCAGCTGCTAGATCTGTATTTAGTAAATGTCGTAAACTAAAGAAAAACTTAACTCatgatatttatattgAGAATGCATACATGGAATTCCAGAATCAAAATGATTATAAGACACCATGTAAAGTTTTAGAATTAGGtttaaaatatttccaaaatgatGGTATTTATAtcttgaaatatttagatTTTTTAATCTTACTTAATAAAGATTCACAAATTAAAACACTTTTCGAAATTTCAATCGATAAGATCGAAgatttaaatcaattaaaattgatcttcaagaaaattttaaattatgaatcaaaatttggtaatttaaataatctttatcaattgGAGAAAAGATTCTTGGAAAAATTCCCTAATGagaatttaattgatatatttactGATCgttatcaaattcaaaatgaaaatctGATCAAGAAGCTAGAACTAAGATATCTTTACGATGATACGAAGAATCTCAAGCATTATGATACGGGAAACCAAACGAACAGATATAAGAGAAAGTTTGACACTTACATTagtgatgaaaataatcataaaaataatatacaaatTGAAGATGGGGGCGGGAATGGGCcacaaaacaaacaaatgaGATTGAATAGTCAACTAATTCCACAAGAAgttgttgatttattatctatttTACCAAAGAGacaatatttcaaaaacgTTTTACTAGACTctaaaaattaa
- the SAM37 gene encoding SAM complex subunit SAM37 (similar to Saccharomyces cerevisiae SAM37 (YMR060C); ancestral locus Anc_2.626) gives MSATTTAVTFANKCVLHIWGHADEGTPSLVSPSSIALIWYLNSLPRELRDDFEIVCSNNTDLSMTKELPVLFINSPNGIVTRQRCGFIDIIRYIDTQQQGHKKTSSSNQQNLLESALLTYTMTELTLLTDYQLYLNGKNYSNFTNKVFSKLLYWPMWYNTPLNNRALTRKRYYVHDSPHKILDTEMEGFENIHIDEKHEHDPSMAHSKTFKLTKYKKMQNKKTLQNLQDDMNYNKRFVEVLNDWFEVAKDVPSIYDGEGSCSSPTYLLLLANLYIQMELPNGSKIKEYLSSVEHWDKISNDLEYLKTSGYGEMIIQKDGSIDRNGGLQLQPAKFNEQGNIITSLYNYITWYL, from the coding sequence ATGTCTGCTACAACTACAGCCGTTACTTTTGCTAACAAATGCGTACTACATATATGGGGTCATGCCGATGAGGGGACACCAAGTTTGGTCTCACCTAGTTCTATCGCCCTTATTTGGTATCTAAATAGTTTACCAAGAGAACTACgtgatgattttgaaattgtaTGTTCCAATAATACTGATTTATCCATGACCAAAGAATTACCAGTTTTGTTCATAAACTCTCCCAATGGAATTGTGACAAGACAGAGATGCGGTTTCATTGATATCATAAGGTACATCGACACACAACAACAAGGACATAAAAAAACTTCCTCTTCGAACCAGCAAAATTTATTAGAGAGCGCTTTATTAACTTACACAATGACGGAACTAACTCTTCTGACCGATTATCAACTATATCTAAATGGGAAAAATTATAGTAATTTCACGAATAAGGTCTTTTCCAAATTGCTCTATTGGCCTATGTGGTATAATACTCCATTAAACAATAGAGCCTTAACAAGGAAAAGATACTACGTACACGATTCCCCACATAAGATCCTTGATACAGAGATGGAAGGGTTCGAGAATATAcatattgatgaaaaacATGAACATGACCCATCAATGGCGCATTCCAAGACATTCAAACTGACAAAGTATAAGAAGATGCAAAACAAGAAAACGTTACAAAATTTACAAGATGATATGAACTATAATAAGAGATTCGTTGAAGTTCTTAACGATTGGTTTGAGGTTGCAAAGGATGTACCTTCTATTTATGATGGTGAAGGTTCATGTTCTTCTCCTACTTAccttttattattagcgAATCTGTATATTCAAATGGAATTACCAAACGGTAGTAagattaaagaatatttgtCATCTGTCGAGCATTGGGATAAGATAAGTAatgatttggaatatttgaaaacgAGCGGCTACGGGGAAATGATAATACAAAAAGATGGCAGCATTGATAGGAATGGAGGCTTACAATTACAGCCAGCTAAATTCAATGAGCAAGGTAATATCATCACATCTTTATACAATTATATCACTTGGTATTTATGA